A genome region from Nocardia sp. NBC_00565 includes the following:
- a CDS encoding exodeoxyribonuclease III: MPYIISTVNVNGVRAATGKTGKGMLEWLAATEADVICLQETRATDEQTRAALAPALDAGWYLTHAEPGAKGRAGVGILSRREPRAVRIGIGSRQDGAWRPSAEFAASGRYVEAEFDELTVASVYVHTGEADTPMQDEKYRFLNAIGAHMKAQTSDFVICGDWNVAHTELDIKNWKGNLKNSGFLPDERAWIDDMLTAGYVDVVRSLHPGIPGPYSWWSYRGRAYDNDAGWRIDYHLARGEVAARAKQAVVERADTYAQRWSDHAPVTVQYR; the protein is encoded by the coding sequence GTGCCATACATCATCTCCACGGTCAATGTGAACGGCGTTCGGGCGGCGACGGGGAAGACGGGCAAGGGGATGCTCGAGTGGCTGGCGGCCACCGAGGCCGACGTCATCTGCCTGCAGGAGACGCGGGCAACCGATGAGCAAACGCGCGCCGCGCTCGCGCCCGCGCTGGATGCGGGCTGGTATCTGACGCATGCGGAGCCGGGAGCGAAGGGGCGGGCCGGGGTCGGCATTCTGTCGCGCCGCGAACCGCGCGCGGTGCGCATCGGGATCGGGAGCCGGCAGGACGGTGCCTGGCGGCCGAGCGCCGAATTCGCCGCAAGTGGACGCTACGTCGAGGCCGAATTCGACGAACTGACCGTGGCCAGCGTGTATGTGCACACCGGCGAGGCCGATACGCCGATGCAGGACGAGAAGTACCGGTTCCTGAACGCGATCGGCGCCCATATGAAGGCGCAGACCAGCGATTTCGTGATCTGTGGCGACTGGAATGTCGCGCATACCGAACTCGACATCAAGAACTGGAAGGGCAACCTGAAGAACTCCGGCTTCCTGCCCGACGAGCGGGCCTGGATCGACGATATGCTCACCGCCGGATATGTGGACGTGGTGCGCAGCCTGCATCCGGGTATCCCCGGTCCGTACAGCTGGTGGTCCTACCGCGGTCGCGCCTACGACAACGACGCGGGGTGGCGCATCGACTACCACCTGGCGCGCGGCGAGGTGGCCGCCCGGGCCAAACAGGCCGTGGTCGAGCGGGCCGACACCTACGCGCAGCGCTGGTCCGACCATGCGCCGGTCACGGTGCAGTACCGATGA
- a CDS encoding ribonuclease domain-containing protein, with the protein MNLTSKRVRSFAVLGVALLALVIAVLVSRGGGDSKPVAASVTSTARSTSAAVPARGPAATTAPATNRAPGVPDRAYVTLVEIDAGRWPDSANAPGTKGGDTWMNRAGTLAAKDSAGKPITYQEWDVNPKQRNRSRDAERIVTGSDGSAWYTGDHYETFTRMR; encoded by the coding sequence ATGAACTTGACGTCGAAGCGGGTCCGCTCTTTTGCCGTATTGGGCGTGGCCTTGCTGGCGCTCGTTATCGCGGTGCTCGTGTCGCGCGGGGGCGGGGACAGCAAACCCGTTGCGGCTTCGGTCACTTCGACCGCTCGCAGCACCAGCGCGGCGGTCCCGGCGCGCGGACCGGCCGCGACCACCGCGCCCGCGACGAACCGAGCTCCTGGTGTACCGGATCGCGCCTACGTGACCCTGGTCGAGATCGATGCGGGTCGCTGGCCGGATTCGGCGAACGCGCCGGGCACCAAAGGCGGCGACACCTGGATGAACCGCGCGGGGACCCTGGCCGCCAAGGATTCGGCGGGCAAACCCATCACCTACCAGGAATGGGATGTGAATCCGAAGCAGCGCAACCGTTCTCGTGACGCCGAACGCATCGTCACCGGCAGCGACGGTTCCGCCTGGTACACCGGTGACCACTACGAAACCTTCACGAGGATGCGCTGA
- a CDS encoding barstar family protein has protein sequence MTRSIPLSQFLARPEPRRSAAPASGAAARALGALPVDAPTLSGVRYDAPSGYAVRELRGTKMRTTAGVFDEFAAAFQFPYYFGENKDAFDECLRDLDDFVGPATGYVAVIRDSADLLADEPAARDWFTDTIGEAAEYWSKKGIPFRVVLQGEPDDNAVPLSP, from the coding sequence ATGACCCGGTCGATTCCGTTATCGCAGTTCCTTGCTCGCCCTGAACCACGCCGGTCCGCCGCCCCGGCGTCCGGAGCTGCCGCGCGCGCACTGGGCGCTCTCCCGGTCGACGCCCCGACACTCAGTGGTGTGCGCTACGACGCCCCGTCCGGCTACGCCGTTCGCGAGTTGCGCGGCACCAAGATGCGCACGACCGCAGGGGTATTCGACGAATTCGCCGCCGCCTTCCAATTCCCGTACTACTTCGGCGAGAACAAGGACGCGTTCGACGAATGTCTGCGCGACCTCGATGATTTCGTCGGCCCCGCCACCGGATACGTTGCCGTGATCCGCGATTCGGCCGATCTGCTCGCCGATGAGCCCGCCGCGCGCGACTGGTTCACCGACACCATCGGCGAAGCCGCCGAATACTGGTCCAAGAAGGGCATCCCCTTCCGCGTCGTCCTGCAGGGGGAACCTGATGACAACGCGGTCCCCCTGAGCCCCTGA
- a CDS encoding TetR/AcrR family transcriptional regulator: protein MTGGPAQRTYGGVSADERRAQRRAALLDAALEIIGTQGIAKLTVSGLCAQAGLNERYYYESFDSRDAVLGALVDGIAEELAGTIVAALHTAPADTRSKAHAAISAGIHLLTDDPRKAHVALVAGMATPELRARTNQTVRVFARLVAAEGIDFYGVTDPDPEPTIDFRATYLVGGLVQTLTAWLQGDLPLTRDELIEHTTDVFVLLGEDLARRLT, encoded by the coding sequence ATGACGGGTGGGCCGGCGCAGCGGACGTATGGCGGCGTCTCCGCGGATGAGCGCCGGGCGCAGCGGCGCGCGGCGCTACTGGACGCCGCGCTGGAGATCATCGGCACCCAGGGCATTGCCAAGCTCACCGTCTCCGGGCTGTGCGCGCAGGCCGGACTCAACGAGCGGTATTACTACGAGAGCTTCGACAGCCGGGACGCGGTGCTCGGCGCGCTCGTCGACGGGATCGCCGAGGAGTTGGCCGGAACAATCGTCGCAGCGCTGCACACCGCCCCGGCGGATACCCGATCCAAAGCACATGCCGCGATCTCCGCCGGCATTCATCTGCTCACCGACGATCCGCGCAAGGCGCACGTCGCACTGGTCGCGGGCATGGCGACGCCGGAACTGCGGGCTCGCACGAATCAGACGGTGCGGGTGTTCGCCCGGCTGGTCGCCGCCGAGGGCATCGACTTCTACGGCGTCACCGATCCGGATCCGGAGCCCACCATCGACTTCCGTGCCACCTACCTCGTCGGCGGACTGGTCCAAACCCTGACCGCCTGGCTCCAGGGCGATCTGCCACTCACCCGCGACGAGCTGATCGAGCACACCACGGATGTATTCGTGCTGCTCGGCGAGGATCTGGCCCGCCGCCTCACCTGA
- a CDS encoding oxygenase MpaB family protein, whose amino-acid sequence MSEPGYFADNSMARRVMSKRAVGLTYGQRALVIGAVHPLLYVGTAENTEHRMTPYTRLALTGKLFEAVFLGTKDEADRALAFTAKKHAKVAGALPEDAGAHHPAGTGYSAFDPHLMYMTMAFAFDSAEVMHDLLVRPLTDGEREGLYQDYVRWAELFGMPRAAAPGSYRLFRTSFDAYLASDELFLTDEARLVGSYLAGQRVPYPQRRPLRQVASAFFLLVQGSLPPRIRAMYEMRWGLPEQLAYRALARGVRTAHIAPPLVPPVLRGTLAGPSAPVYRLVSKREHELLGTGRPSMPGVDPRNWAARNSA is encoded by the coding sequence ATGTCCGAGCCCGGCTACTTCGCCGACAATTCGATGGCCCGACGGGTCATGAGCAAGCGTGCGGTGGGTCTCACCTACGGTCAGCGCGCCCTGGTCATCGGCGCCGTGCACCCGCTGCTCTATGTCGGAACAGCCGAGAACACCGAGCATCGGATGACCCCGTACACCCGACTCGCGTTGACCGGCAAGCTCTTCGAGGCCGTCTTCCTCGGCACCAAGGACGAGGCGGATCGGGCGCTGGCCTTCACCGCCAAGAAGCATGCGAAGGTGGCCGGTGCACTGCCCGAGGACGCGGGTGCACACCACCCGGCGGGCACCGGCTACTCCGCGTTCGACCCGCATTTGATGTACATGACCATGGCGTTCGCCTTCGACTCCGCCGAGGTGATGCACGATCTGCTGGTTCGCCCGCTGACCGACGGCGAGCGCGAGGGCCTGTACCAGGACTACGTCCGCTGGGCCGAGCTGTTCGGCATGCCGCGTGCGGCCGCGCCCGGCAGCTACCGGCTGTTCCGCACATCCTTCGACGCCTACCTCGCCTCGGATGAGCTGTTCCTCACCGATGAGGCCCGGCTGGTCGGCTCGTATCTCGCCGGGCAGCGCGTGCCCTATCCGCAGCGCAGACCGCTGCGGCAGGTCGCCTCCGCATTCTTCCTGCTGGTGCAGGGCAGTCTGCCGCCGCGGATCCGCGCGATGTACGAGATGCGCTGGGGACTGCCCGAGCAGCTCGCGTACCGTGCGCTGGCACGGGGCGTGCGCACCGCGCATATCGCGCCGCCGCTGGTACCGCCGGTGCTGCGCGGCACGCTGGCCGGGCCGAGTGCGCCGGTGTACCGGCTCGTGTCCAAGCGCGAACACGAACTTCTCGGCACCGGTCGCCCGAGCATGCCCGGCGTCGACCCGCGCAACTGGGCGGCGCGTAATTCAGCTTGA
- the trpS gene encoding tryptophan--tRNA ligase translates to MSSPAQTTPAAERKQRVLSGIQPTSSSFHLGNYLGALQYWVTMQDDYDALYFIPDMHAITVPQDPKELRARTKAAAAQLLAIGIDPKRSTLFVQSQVPEHAELTWVLSCITGFGEASRMTQFKDKSVKQGAENASVGLFTYPVLMAADILLYRPHQVPVGEDQRQHLELTRNLAQRFNTRFKKTFVVPEAHIVKGTAKIYDLQDPTSKMSKSASTDAGLINLLDDPKITAKKIRSAVTDTEREIRYDPEAKPGVSNLLVILSSLSGTPIVTLERDYAGKGYGELKSDVADALVEFVTPLRTKVEEYLADQGELDRILAAGAERAREIAGNTLAQVYDRVGFLAR, encoded by the coding sequence ATGTCCAGTCCTGCTCAGACGACCCCGGCCGCTGAACGCAAACAGCGGGTGCTGTCCGGGATCCAGCCCACCAGCTCGTCCTTTCATCTCGGCAACTACCTTGGGGCGCTGCAGTACTGGGTGACCATGCAGGACGATTACGACGCGCTCTACTTCATCCCGGACATGCACGCGATCACCGTGCCCCAGGATCCGAAGGAACTGCGCGCCCGCACCAAGGCGGCCGCCGCGCAGCTGCTCGCGATCGGCATCGATCCCAAGCGGTCCACCCTGTTCGTGCAGAGTCAGGTGCCCGAGCACGCCGAGCTGACCTGGGTGCTCAGCTGCATCACCGGATTCGGCGAGGCCAGCCGGATGACTCAGTTCAAGGACAAGTCGGTCAAACAGGGCGCGGAGAACGCGAGCGTCGGGCTGTTCACCTATCCGGTGCTGATGGCCGCGGACATCCTGCTCTATCGCCCGCATCAGGTGCCGGTCGGCGAGGATCAGCGCCAGCATCTGGAGCTGACCCGAAATCTGGCCCAGCGCTTCAACACTCGGTTCAAGAAGACGTTCGTGGTGCCGGAGGCGCATATCGTCAAGGGCACCGCGAAGATCTACGATCTGCAGGACCCGACCTCGAAGATGAGCAAGTCGGCGTCCACCGATGCCGGTCTGATCAACCTGCTCGACGATCCGAAGATCACCGCCAAGAAGATTCGCTCCGCGGTCACCGATACCGAGCGTGAGATCCGCTACGACCCGGAAGCAAAGCCGGGGGTCAGCAATCTGCTGGTGATCCTCAGTTCGCTGAGCGGTACACCGATCGTCACGCTGGAACGCGACTATGCGGGTAAGGGTTACGGCGAGCTGAAGTCCGACGTCGCCGACGCACTGGTCGAATTTGTCACGCCGTTGCGGACGAAGGTGGAAGAGTACCTGGCGGACCAGGGTGAACTCGACCGCATTCTCGCCGCCGGTGCCGAGCGGGCGCGTGAGATCGCCGGCAACACCCTGGCGCAGGTTTACGACCGGGTGGGGTTTTTGGCGCGCTAG